In Corylus avellana chromosome ca2, CavTom2PMs-1.0, the following proteins share a genomic window:
- the LOC132171550 gene encoding pentatricopeptide repeat-containing protein At2g41080-like, whose translation MGKCCLCSLGFSSLLSALNNPKLFFSTNTAKTPYKLSDSVSKYREEFNNLCSRGRVKEAFERFKSEIFSDPPLFSNLVQACIPPKAVSVGRQLHSMIITSGCSSDKFVSNHLLNMYSKIGDLQTAVKLFDNMSKRNIMSCNILINGYVQGGNLESAQKVFDEMSERNVATWNAMVMGLTQFEFNEQGLSLFSEMHELGFLPDEFTLGSVLRGCAGLRACDAGRQIHAYVVKCGFVLNLVVGSSLAHMYMKSGSLEEGEKVIKLMPTRNVVAWNTLIAGKAQNGHSEEVLEQYNMMKMAGFGPDKITFVSVISACSDLATLGQGQQIHAEAIKAGACSVVAVISSLISMYSRCGSLEDSVKAFLECEQMDVVSWTAMIVAYGFHGKGEEAIRLFERMELEELEVNDVTFLNLLYACSHSGLKDKGIEFFDVMVKKYGLKPRLEHYTCVVDLLGRSGCLEEAEAMIRSMPIKPDAIIWKTLLSACKIHKNADMAKRIAEEVIRLYPLESAPYVLLSNIHASAKRWQDVSEVRKAMRDRKVKKEPGISWLEVKNEVHQFYTGDKSHPQSVEIGLYLKELISEMKLSGYVPDTGAVLHDMDNEEKEYNLANHSEKLAIAFALLNTPTGVPIRVMKNLRVCSDCHVAIKYISEIKNRDIIVRDASRFHHFKDGKCSCGDYW comes from the coding sequence ATGGGCAAGTGTTGTCTCTGTTCTCTCGGCTTCTCTTCCTTACTCAGTGCCCTGAACAACCCAAAACTCTTTTTCTCCACAAACACCGCCAAAACCCCCTATAAACTTAGCGACTCTGTCTCTAAATATAGAGAAGAGTTCAACAACCTCTGCTCCAGAGGCCGCGTAAAAGAAGCGTTTGAGAGGTTCAAATCTGAGATATTTTCAGACCCACCTCTCTTCTCTAATCTCGTCCAGGCATGCATACCCCCAAAGGCTGTATCAGTAGGAAGACAGCTCCATTCTATGATAATTACATCTGGGTGTTCCTCAGACAAGTTTGTTTCCAATCACCTCCTCAACATGTACTCCAAAATCGGAGATTTACAAACGGCTGTGAAACTGTTTGATAATATGTCTAAAAGAAACATAATGTCTTGTAACATTTTGATTAATGGGTATGTGCAAGGTGGAAATTTGGAGAGTGCCCAGaaggtgtttgatgaaatgtctGAGAGAAATGTGGCGACATGGAATGCGATGGTCATGGGGTTAACCCAATTCGAGTTTAATGAACAGGGGCTGAGTTTGTTTTCAGAAATGCACGAGTTGGGGTTTTTGCCTGATGAGTTCACTCTGGGAAGTGTGCTCAGGGGGTGTGCAGGGTTGAGAGCTTGTGATGCAGGGCGGCAGATTCATGCATATGTGGTGAAATGTGGGTTTGTGTTAAATTTGGTTGTTGGGAGTTCTTTGGCTCATATGTATATGAAGTCTGGAAGCTTAGAAGAAGGAGAGAAAGTGATTAAGTTGATGCCAACTCGCAATGTGGTTGCTTGGAATACGCTTATTGCGGGAAAAGCTCAAAATGGGCATTCTGAGGAAGTGCTGGAGCAGTATAATATGATGAAAATGGCAGGTTTTGGACCCGATAAGATTACATTTGTGAGTGTTATTAGTGCATGTTCGGACCTGGCAACACTTGGACAGGGTCAACAGATTCATGCTGAAGCAATCAAAGCTGGGGCTTGTTCAGTAGTTGCTGTGATTTCCTCATTAATTAGCATGTATTCAAGATGTGGGAGTTTGGAAGACTCCGTGAAAGCTTTCTTGGAATGCGAACAGATGGATGTTGTTTCGTGGACTGCTATGATTGTTGCTTATGGGTTTCACGGGAAAGGAGAGGAAGCCATCAGACTGTTTGAACGTATGGAACTAGAAGAGTTGGAGGTGAATGATGTTACATTCCTGAACTTGCTATATGCTTGTAGTCATTCTGGTCTGAAAGATAAAGGGATTGAATTCTTTGACGTGATGGTTAAAAAATATGGACTGAAACCTAGACTAGAACACTATACATGTGTGGTTGACCTGCTTGGTCGGTCTGGCTGTTTGGAGGAAGCAGAGGCTATGATAAGATCAATGCCCATAAAACCAGATGCTATCATATGGAAAACTTTGCTATCTGCCTGCAAAATCCACAAGAATGCAGACATGGCAAAAAGGATTGCTGAGGAAGTTATTAGGCTTTATCCTCTGGAGTCAGCTCCTTATGTGCTACTTTCAAACATTCATGCTTCTGCTAAAAGGTGGCAGGATGTTTCTGAGGTGAGAAAAGCCATGAGAGATAGGAAGGTGAAGAAGGAACCAGGTATAAGCTGGCTGGAAGTGAAAAATGAAGTTCACCAGTTCTACACGGGTGATAAATCCCATCCACAATCGGTGGAGATTGGTTTGTATCTGAAAGAGTTAATATCTGAGATGAAGTTGAGTGGTTATGTGCCTGATACAGGAGCTGTTTTGCATGACATGGATAATGAGGAGAAAGAATACAACTTGGCAAACCATAGTGAAAAGTTGGCAATTGCTTTTGCTTTATTGAACACTCCTACAGGTGTGCCTATAAGGGTGATGAAGAACTTGCGTGTATGCAGTGATTGCCATGTTGCCATAAAGTACATATCGGAGATCAAAAATCGAGATATTATTGTACGTGATGCTAGTAGATTTCACCATTTTAAAGATGGGAAATGTTCTTGTGGAGATTACTGGTAA